In Altererythrobacter rubellus, the following are encoded in one genomic region:
- the bchO gene encoding alpha/beta fold hydrolase BchO, whose protein sequence is MSALNWEREGRSWPNREHSRFIFADGLRFHVQQMGEGPVLLLLHGTGGSTHSWHAIIPRLASHYTVVAPDLPLHGFTGGEPVSSRASLAGMVRSLAALIDTLDAKPAGLVGHSAGAAIALELARTGVVNESTPVIGFSPALTPFPGAAAQIFPGLARLLLLNPFVPRVFAGVSRFAGDPKRFLQRSTGSQTDPTSLACYAKLFANSHHARGALAMMAHWDLNTFSKGLSGISNPVLLVHGRSDQAVPLGSVEGAAAKLPNARLDVWENLGHIAHEEAPQRSAAVIAQFAEAHIQGAK, encoded by the coding sequence ATGAGTGCGCTCAACTGGGAGCGTGAGGGACGAAGCTGGCCAAATCGCGAGCATAGCCGTTTCATTTTTGCTGACGGTCTGCGTTTCCATGTCCAGCAAATGGGTGAGGGGCCAGTTCTGCTTCTGCTGCATGGGACTGGAGGTTCTACACACAGCTGGCATGCTATCATACCGCGGTTGGCCTCCCACTACACCGTAGTTGCCCCCGACTTGCCTCTACATGGCTTCACTGGCGGCGAACCGGTGAGCAGCAGAGCCAGCCTGGCAGGAATGGTGCGCTCGCTCGCGGCTCTAATCGATACGCTTGATGCAAAGCCGGCTGGACTGGTTGGGCATTCCGCCGGTGCGGCGATCGCGCTCGAATTGGCGCGAACAGGTGTAGTGAACGAGAGTACACCAGTCATTGGGTTCAGCCCTGCACTTACGCCTTTCCCGGGTGCGGCAGCACAGATATTCCCGGGCCTTGCAAGATTGCTGCTGCTCAACCCATTTGTGCCAAGGGTGTTCGCGGGCGTTTCCAGATTTGCCGGTGATCCCAAGCGTTTCCTCCAGCGATCAACTGGCTCTCAGACCGATCCGACGTCGCTGGCGTGCTATGCGAAGCTGTTCGCCAATTCGCACCACGCGCGGGGCGCGCTTGCGATGATGGCGCACTGGGATTTGAACACCTTTTCCAAGGGGTTGTCTGGCATCAGCAACCCAGTGCTTCTGGTGCACGGGCGCAGTGATCAAGCAGTGCCTTTGGGTTCAGTCGAAGGCGCGGCGGCCAAGCTGCCAAATGCGCGATTGGACGTGTGGGAAAATCTAGGGCACATTGCGCATGAGGAA